The Candidatus Beckwithbacteria bacterium genome has a window encoding:
- a CDS encoding RNA polymerase sigma factor gives MDEKKLREKLVKFIRRKIGDQQDVEDVVQDTMISILDSQFNFKGDSSLETWVLGIAKHEISDFYRRKKIKQIVFSRLPFLKELVSEALGPELAYQELETKKRILQTLKNLSEGYSKILRLKYIDELSMKEIGKKLDLTVKAVESRLTRARLAFQKIYVQETGKNWSFTDD, from the coding sequence ATGGACGAAAAAAAATTAAGAGAAAAACTGGTGAAGTTTATCAGACGAAAAATCGGCGACCAACAAGATGTAGAAGACGTGGTCCAGGACACGATGATCAGCATTTTAGACAGCCAATTTAATTTTAAAGGGGATTCAAGTTTAGAAACCTGGGTTTTGGGGATTGCCAAACACGAAATCAGCGATTTTTACAGGCGAAAGAAAATTAAACAAATTGTGTTTTCCCGGCTGCCTTTCTTAAAAGAGCTAGTGAGCGAGGCGCTGGGGCCGGAGTTGGCTTATCAGGAATTGGAGACGAAAAAGAGAATTCTCCAAACTTTAAAAAACCTGAGCGAAGGATATTCTAAAATTCTGCGACTAAAGTATATAGACGAGCTGTCAATGAAAGAAATCGGTAAAAAATTAGATTTGACAGTCAAGGCAGTGGAGTCGCGGTTGACCCGGGCGAGACTGGCGTTTCAAAAAATTTATGTTCAAGAAACTGGCAAAAACTGGTCTTTTACTGACGATTAA
- the ispH gene encoding 4-hydroxy-3-methylbut-2-enyl diphosphate reductase: MARKIILVKPRGLCAGVERALKILDLTVEKSEGSVYCRHAIVHNEKVVEEFSQKGVIFVEDLNQVPNGSVVVFSAHGSSPELFKLAKKKNLRVVDAVCPLVMKVHEEAKRFRANNYLIVYLGHKNHPEALGVLGEVPGKSVLISSLAEAKKLKISGKAVLLTQTTLGLEETKEIVDYLTAKFPNLELPAGKDICFSTTNRQLAVKELAKHCDLILVVGSKNSSNSNRLREVAGIEAYLVDGPEDLKEDWFKNKNIVGITAGASVPEKLVRELIDGVKGRFGGEEEELEVIKENIKFRL, encoded by the coding sequence ATGGCGAGAAAAATAATTTTAGTAAAACCACGGGGCCTATGCGCCGGGGTGGAGCGGGCACTAAAAATTTTGGATTTGACAGTAGAAAAAAGCGAAGGCTCGGTTTATTGCCGACACGCAATCGTTCATAACGAAAAAGTGGTGGAAGAATTTTCCCAAAAAGGGGTAATTTTTGTGGAAGACTTAAACCAGGTGCCCAACGGTTCGGTGGTAGTTTTCAGCGCCCATGGCAGTAGCCCGGAATTATTTAAATTAGCTAAAAAGAAAAATTTAAGAGTGGTTGATGCGGTGTGTCCACTGGTAATGAAAGTTCATGAAGAAGCGAAACGTTTTAGGGCTAATAATTATCTGATTGTTTATTTGGGCCACAAAAACCACCCGGAAGCCTTAGGGGTGTTGGGAGAGGTCCCGGGGAAATCAGTTTTAATCAGCAGTCTGGCTGAAGCCAAGAAATTAAAAATTTCAGGAAAGGCAGTTTTGTTAACCCAAACAACTTTAGGTTTGGAGGAAACTAAAGAAATTGTTGATTATTTAACAGCGAAGTTCCCAAATCTGGAATTACCGGCGGGGAAAGATATTTGTTTTTCGACAACGAATAGACAGCTGGCAGTAAAAGAGTTAGCCAAACACTGCGATTTAATTTTAGTAGTCGGGTCGAAAAACAGCTCAAATTCCAACCGTCTAAGAGAAGTGGCAGGAATTGAGGCCTATTTGGTGGACGGACCGGAAGACTTAAAAGAAGACTGGTTTAAGAATAAAAATATTGTGGGGATAACGGCCGGGGCGTCAGTGCCGGAAAAATTGGTCAGGGAGTTAATTGACGGAGTAAAAGGAAGATTCGGGGGAGAAGAAGAGGAGTTGGAGGTAATTAAAGAAAATATTAAGTTTCGTTTATGA
- a CDS encoding 1-deoxy-D-xylulose-5-phosphate reductoisomerase yields MKKIAVLGSTGVIGSKALEVVRDYPEEFKVVSLAAGHESEKFKAQIKEFKPEVTAIGKEGLVKAVSHPEIDLVIVAVVGTAGIKPTLGAIKLKKNIGLATKEVLVVTGEEVMREAKKNGVEIIPIDSEHSAIFQSLKAGKEKEIKNIYLTMGQGKISQMTQEELEKVTPEMVLQRKTWTMGQKISVDSATCINKAMEIIEAKWLFNLRPEQIKVLIHPEYLCHSMVEFVDGSVIAELGVPEMKRYVEYAMFYPQRREVKNIPQINLAGKSLSFKAADLNKFSGLRLGYLALEKGGRAGEVLHQADEAAVAKFLKGEIKFTQIVTMIETEMKRL; encoded by the coding sequence ATGAAAAAAATAGCAGTTCTAGGTTCTACCGGAGTGATTGGTTCAAAAGCCTTAGAGGTGGTGAGAGATTATCCGGAAGAATTCAAGGTGGTGAGCTTGGCGGCCGGCCACGAGTCAGAAAAATTTAAAGCACAAATTAAAGAATTTAAGCCGGAGGTTACGGCAATCGGAAAGGAAGGGTTGGTAAAAGCAGTCTCGCATCCGGAAATTGATTTGGTAATAGTGGCAGTGGTGGGAACAGCGGGAATTAAGCCGACGCTAGGGGCGATTAAACTCAAAAAAAATATCGGGTTGGCAACAAAAGAGGTGTTGGTGGTGACCGGAGAAGAGGTGATGAGGGAGGCGAAAAAGAATGGGGTAGAAATAATTCCGATTGACAGCGAACACAGTGCGATTTTCCAGAGCTTAAAAGCCGGAAAAGAAAAAGAGATAAAAAATATTTATTTAACGATGGGGCAGGGGAAAATCAGTCAAATGACTCAAGAGGAATTGGAAAAAGTGACGCCGGAAATGGTGCTACAACGAAAAACCTGGACAATGGGGCAAAAAATCAGCGTAGACAGCGCCACGTGTATTAATAAAGCGATGGAAATTATTGAGGCGAAGTGGTTGTTTAATTTGCGGCCAGAACAGATAAAAGTACTAATTCACCCGGAATATTTATGCCATTCAATGGTGGAGTTTGTGGATGGTTCGGTAATAGCGGAGTTGGGTGTGCCGGAGATGAAGCGATATGTAGAATACGCCATGTTTTATCCCCAAAGACGGGAAGTGAAAAATATTCCCCAAATAAATTTGGCAGGGAAAAGCCTATCATTTAAGGCAGCAGATTTAAATAAATTTTCGGGATTGAGATTAGGCTATTTGGCTCTGGAAAAAGGCGGAAGAGCAGGGGAAGTTTTACACCAAGCCGACGAGGCGGCAGTAGCCAAGTTTTTAAAAGGAGAAATTAAGTTTACCCAAATAGTAACAATGATTGAAACGGAGATGAAAAGACTATGA
- a CDS encoding IspD/TarI family cytidylyltransferase, which yields MISAIITCAGNSTRFGKEKLFKLIKGEPVFIRTVKQFIQVKEIGEIVVVVRKNTRKKFEKWLKKFKLAPKIVEGGEERYVSAYKGVKVSQGDYVLIHDGARPLVSTKLINQVIQAVKKYQAVMTAVETTTSVKLINPQKMEVEQCLERQKSWLGQTPHGFKKEIILQAYEKAIRGEICGMDDCELVRKTGVKVKVVPGEWTNKKITLPSDLEIIRNWSKYV from the coding sequence ATGATTTCGGCAATTATTACCTGTGCCGGTAACAGTACCAGATTCGGAAAAGAAAAACTGTTTAAGTTAATTAAAGGCGAACCGGTTTTTATCCGGACAGTAAAACAGTTTATTCAAGTTAAAGAAATCGGGGAAATAGTGGTGGTGGTGAGGAAAAATACCAGAAAAAAATTTGAAAAATGGCTTAAAAAATTTAAACTGGCTCCAAAGATTGTGGAAGGGGGAGAAGAACGGTATGTTTCTGCCTATAAGGGGGTAAAGGTCAGCCAGGGGGATTATGTTTTAATTCATGACGGGGCCAGACCATTAGTGTCGACAAAATTAATTAACCAGGTGATTCAGGCGGTGAAGAAATATCAGGCAGTGATGACGGCAGTGGAAACAACCACTTCGGTAAAATTAATCAATCCGCAAAAAATGGAAGTGGAGCAATGTTTGGAAAGGCAGAAAAGCTGGTTAGGTCAAACACCGCACGGGTTTAAAAAAGAGATTATTTTACAGGCTTATGAAAAAGCAATTCGGGGAGAAATATGCGGAATGGACGATTGCGAATTGGTCAGAAAAACAGGGGTAAAAGTAAAAGTGGTTCCGGGCGAGTGGACTAATAAAAAAATAACCTTACCCTCCGATTTAGAAATTATCAGGAATTGGAGTAAATATGTTTAG
- the ispF gene encoding 2-C-methyl-D-erythritol 2,4-cyclodiphosphate synthase yields the protein MFRVGLGQDSHRLKLGGSLILGGVEISKDYYLEADSDGDVILHALFNALGSAIGEKPLGFYATPLFKKGITDSKVFLQVILDKLKKQKYKIENVAIVIEAKIPRFEKTLESIRESLAKILAIKEEQVGISPTSGDGLTAFGRGEGIQVFSTVLLSK from the coding sequence ATGTTTAGAGTTGGTTTGGGACAAGACAGTCATAGATTAAAATTAGGCGGAAGCTTAATTCTGGGAGGAGTGGAAATTAGTAAAGATTATTATTTGGAGGCGGATTCGGATGGAGATGTAATTTTACACGCTTTATTTAATGCTTTAGGGTCGGCGATAGGGGAGAAACCGTTAGGATTTTACGCCACGCCGTTATTTAAAAAAGGAATAACTGATAGTAAAGTTTTTCTCCAGGTGATTTTAGACAAACTAAAAAAACAAAAATATAAGATTGAAAATGTGGCAATAGTGATTGAAGCCAAAATACCAAGGTTTGAAAAAACATTGGAATCGATAAGAGAATCTTTAGCCAAGATTTTAGCAATAAAAGAAGAACAGGTGGGAATTTCGCCAACCAGCGGGGATGGATTAACGGCTTTTGGGAGAGGCGAGGGGATTCAGGTTTTTAGTACGGTTTTATTAAGCAAATGA
- the ispE gene encoding 4-(cytidine 5'-diphospho)-2-C-methyl-D-erythritol kinase encodes MSLKLLAPAKINLGLSIAGKLPNNFHEVKTIYTQISLFDLIELEEIKDDFIDFPDKRNLVYQAAKLVKEKLKVKRGVKIRLTKKIPIGSGLGGGSSDAAAVLKGLNKLWRLNLGQKKLIEMAKKLGSDVAYQIIGGTKLEFQGGEKAGKFMDLGKLIKGWIVVCVPEIFISSKEAYQKIEYDKIGKTEVLWHNDFEIWSLKQYPEIKKIKESMIKNGAEKSLMSGKGSAVFGIFTEKKEAEKAYNHLKQKYKKTYILEPIYD; translated from the coding sequence ATGAGTTTAAAATTATTAGCTCCGGCGAAGATTAATTTGGGCTTAAGTATTGCGGGAAAGCTGCCCAATAATTTTCATGAAGTGAAAACAATTTATACTCAAATAAGCTTATTTGACTTGATAGAGCTGGAAGAAATAAAAGATGATTTTATTGACTTTCCGGATAAAAGAAATTTGGTTTATCAAGCGGCAAAGCTGGTTAAGGAGAAGTTAAAGGTTAAGCGGGGAGTAAAAATAAGGTTAACTAAAAAGATTCCGATAGGTTCGGGATTGGGTGGGGGCAGCAGCGATGCGGCCGCAGTTTTAAAAGGTTTAAATAAATTGTGGCGATTAAATTTAGGCCAAAAAAAATTAATTGAAATGGCGAAAAAATTAGGCAGTGATGTGGCATATCAAATTATTGGTGGCACTAAACTGGAATTCCAGGGGGGCGAGAAAGCAGGAAAGTTTATGGATTTAGGGAAATTAATTAAAGGTTGGATAGTGGTGTGTGTGCCGGAAATTTTTATCAGCAGTAAAGAGGCATATCAGAAAATTGAGTATGATAAAATCGGGAAAACCGAAGTTTTATGGCACAATGATTTTGAGATTTGGAGTTTAAAACAATATCCGGAAATAAAGAAAATTAAAGAATCAATGATAAAAAATGGCGCTGAGAAAAGCTTGATGAGCGGCAAGGGTTCGGCAGTATTTGGTATTTTTACAGAGAAAAAAGAAGCGGAAAAAGCATACAATCATTTAAAACAAAAATATAAAAAGACTTATATACTCGAACCGATTTATGATTAA
- the ispG gene encoding flavodoxin-dependent (E)-4-hydroxy-3-methylbut-2-enyl-diphosphate synthase, with the protein MKRKLTKKIRVGKIAIGGDSPVTVQTMVKVDAHDIRAVVRQIREQEEVGCDITRMNVLDMESVKNFSKIKKEIHIPIVADIHLNYEWALEAIRQGVDKLRINPGNIGGIDKVKKVVKLAKERGVPIRIGVNAGSLERDLLLKFGRPTPEALVESAGRHIQILEDLNFDQIVVSLKASDVIQMTQAYQLFSQKYDYPIHLGVTEAGPPSIGIIVSSMGIGSLLLEGIGDTIRVSLSGDSLEEIRVGKEILKNLALRSGPRLISCPTCSRTQYNMLPLVAKVEKYLQTVKKPIRVAVMGCVVNGPGEAREADVGIAGGKNAGALFAKGKVIKPVKEKEMFEELVNYIEKIY; encoded by the coding sequence ATTAAAAGAAAACTAACTAAGAAAATCAGGGTGGGAAAGATTGCTATCGGCGGGGACAGTCCGGTTACGGTCCAGACAATGGTGAAGGTTGACGCGCATGATATTAGGGCAGTGGTCAGGCAAATTAGAGAACAGGAAGAAGTTGGCTGTGATATTACCCGGATGAACGTGTTGGACATGGAAAGCGTGAAGAATTTTTCTAAGATTAAAAAAGAAATCCATATTCCGATTGTGGCGGATATTCATTTAAATTATGAGTGGGCGTTGGAAGCGATTCGGCAAGGGGTGGATAAATTAAGAATTAATCCGGGGAATATCGGCGGAATTGATAAGGTAAAAAAAGTAGTGAAGCTGGCTAAGGAAAGAGGGGTGCCGATCCGGATCGGAGTCAATGCCGGGTCTTTGGAAAGAGATTTGCTGTTAAAATTCGGCCGGCCAACGCCGGAGGCCTTAGTGGAATCGGCCGGCCGCCACATTCAGATTTTGGAAGACTTAAATTTTGACCAGATTGTGGTGTCACTTAAGGCCTCAGATGTAATCCAGATGACACAAGCCTATCAATTATTTTCCCAAAAATACGACTATCCAATCCATTTAGGCGTGACCGAAGCCGGACCACCAAGCATTGGCATAATTGTTTCCAGCATGGGAATCGGGTCATTATTATTAGAGGGAATCGGGGATACGATTAGAGTGTCTTTAAGCGGTGATAGTTTGGAAGAGATAAGGGTGGGTAAAGAAATATTGAAAAATTTAGCGCTAAGAAGCGGACCGAGGTTAATTTCTTGTCCAACCTGCAGCCGGACACAATACAACATGCTGCCTCTTGTAGCCAAGGTAGAAAAATATTTACAGACAGTGAAGAAGCCGATTAGGGTGGCGGTAATGGGCTGTGTGGTGAATGGGCCGGGGGAGGCGAGAGAAGCAGATGTGGGGATTGCCGGAGGCAAAAATGCCGGGGCATTATTTGCCAAAGGAAAAGTGATTAAACCGGTAAAAGAAAAGGAAATGTTTGAAGAGCTGGTGAACTATATTGAAAAAATATATTAA
- the uppS gene encoding polyprenyl diphosphate synthase, protein MILPQHIAIICDGNRRWAKTKGLPEFSGHKYAVETTVENLVDHCLKLNIPYLTFWFFSTENWRRGEAWVAKYFNLFRQLIPTATDKYLKKGVRFNVIGDLTKLPPDLQKFFNAWKNKSKNNTKITLTIAFNYGGRDEIIRAINKLLIQKGPTLKDKSAKRSDLNITETEFSQCLDTADLPDPDLLIRTGKNNNRLSGFMLWQLAYTQLYFTDTLFPDLTPQALDKVLAWYQTQTQNLGK, encoded by the coding sequence ATGATACTTCCACAGCATATTGCGATTATCTGCGACGGCAACCGTCGTTGGGCTAAAACCAAAGGCTTGCCGGAATTTTCCGGCCATAAATATGCCGTGGAAACTACCGTCGAAAATCTGGTTGATCACTGTCTTAAATTAAACATCCCCTACCTGACTTTCTGGTTTTTCTCCACCGAAAACTGGCGCCGGGGCGAAGCTTGGGTGGCTAAGTATTTTAATCTTTTCCGCCAGTTAATTCCCACCGCCACTGATAAATACCTTAAAAAGGGCGTCCGTTTTAATGTCATCGGCGACTTAACTAAACTGCCCCCTGACCTCCAAAAGTTTTTTAACGCCTGGAAAAATAAATCAAAAAACAATACCAAAATCACCCTCACCATCGCTTTTAATTACGGTGGCCGCGACGAAATCATCCGGGCGATTAATAAATTGCTTATTCAAAAAGGTCCGACCTTGAAGGATAAATCTGCAAAAAGGTCGGACCTTAATATAACCGAAACTGAATTTTCCCAATGCTTGGATACTGCCGATCTGCCCGATCCTGATCTGCTTATCCGCACCGGTAAAAATAACAATCGCCTTTCCGGCTTTATGCTTTGGCAACTTGCCTACACCCAGCTTTACTTTACTGACACCCTATTTCCGGACCTTACCCCGCAGGCATTAGACAAGGTTCTGGCTTGGTACCAAACTCAAACGCAGAATCTAGGCAAGTAA
- a CDS encoding pilin: MKRIIFFFVFFISVLLFPQHALAACHDSTECPPGYTCDKTNTLSGICTTAPANEWRGCPAVITALGPIPTAPECLVKWVLTYAILMGGGIAFLLSLWGAITIILASGNPEKINEGKEIITSAITGLLFIILSIFLLSPFVFVIAGLILFFMFIFGGFTIFTSAGNPEKIKKGQGIIVNALIGFAIIFAAYWIIQLLELTLGINLLGAPSPLPSFDPCTIHNCIR; encoded by the coding sequence ATGAAAAGGATAATTTTCTTCTTTGTTTTTTTTATTTCAGTATTATTGTTTCCTCAACATGCCTTAGCCGCCTGCCATGACTCCACTGAATGCCCGCCGGGGTACACCTGCGATAAAACTAATACACTAAGCGGCATCTGCACAACTGCTCCGGCAAATGAGTGGCGTGGCTGTCCCGCTGTTATAACTGCCCTTGGCCCCATTCCGACAGCCCCAGAATGCTTAGTCAAATGGGTTTTAACTTACGCCATTTTAATGGGCGGCGGGATTGCCTTCTTGCTTTCTCTTTGGGGCGCTATCACCATTATTTTAGCCTCCGGCAATCCGGAAAAAATCAACGAAGGCAAAGAAATTATTACCTCGGCCATTACCGGCTTGTTATTTATTATCCTCTCAATTTTTCTGTTAAGTCCATTTGTCTTTGTGATTGCCGGCCTGATTTTATTTTTTATGTTTATCTTCGGCGGCTTTACTATTTTTACCTCCGCCGGCAATCCGGAAAAAATCAAAAAAGGCCAAGGCATAATTGTCAACGCCTTAATTGGTTTTGCAATCATCTTTGCCGCCTACTGGATTATCCAGTTACTGGAGCTCACTTTAGGAATTAATCTTCTGGGGGCTCCTTCTCCTCTCCCATCATTCGACCCTTGTACTATTCATAACTGCATCCGATGA
- a CDS encoding SpoIID/LytB domain-containing protein produces MGIILGLILMVLLAGGVRADDCDTGCQLANIDKQLGELTRSREQSVNATKPLESELVKLNSQLKNIEAGIAKAKEDLRILELSIVEREKEFGQNYALLAERALSFYKASRQNSSLMILFSNGPSAATMRDLFYRRVATNRDKDAIAEISANLIQLEADKKKAQDDKAKLDELQIKVDKEAKFFEGEISGAKAYQAKLSQQIASLTARQQQIIGQRQAGLNLPTSLGAGPLYCTDDRGIDPGFSPGLAFFTFGIPHRVGLNQYGAYGRAKAGQDYKTILQAYFNGISFESGKENIQIKIQGNNSRPLDEYLLGIYEMPENWDMNALKAQAVAARSYALAYTNNGANEICTTQACQVWKSEPKKGAWKDAVEQTKGEVMINNGQVIKAWYSSTDGGYTFSSGDVWGTGRDWTKRTRDTSGDVGSFDQLKEKAYDRDSPCFYSAQGWRSQYNKSAWLKSEEVADIVNSLMLAKADSGVADHLYQTDKPHPFGGEVWNEDRVKTELRSHSITPYNNVSSVTVSADFGSGQTTGVTVSGDGGTKTFSGDEFKNYFNLRSPANIQIVGPLYNVERR; encoded by the coding sequence ATGGGAATAATTTTAGGATTAATTTTAATGGTGTTGTTAGCCGGCGGGGTGAGGGCGGATGACTGTGATACGGGTTGTCAGCTGGCTAATATTGATAAGCAACTTGGGGAGTTAACGCGGTCGCGGGAACAAAGCGTTAATGCCACAAAACCATTGGAGTCAGAGTTGGTCAAACTTAACAGTCAATTAAAAAATATTGAGGCGGGAATTGCTAAGGCAAAGGAAGACTTGAGGATCTTGGAATTAAGTATTGTTGAGCGGGAGAAGGAATTTGGTCAAAATTATGCTTTATTGGCAGAAAGAGCGCTGAGTTTTTACAAAGCTTCGCGGCAAAATTCCAGCTTGATGATTTTGTTCAGCAACGGGCCATCAGCGGCCACCATGCGGGATTTATTTTACCGGCGGGTGGCAACAAATCGGGATAAAGACGCAATTGCCGAAATTAGCGCCAACCTGATCCAGCTGGAAGCGGATAAGAAAAAAGCCCAGGATGACAAGGCGAAACTGGACGAGTTACAGATAAAAGTGGATAAGGAAGCGAAGTTTTTTGAAGGGGAAATCAGCGGCGCTAAAGCATATCAAGCTAAACTATCTCAACAAATAGCCAGCTTAACCGCCAGACAGCAACAAATTATTGGCCAAAGACAGGCGGGATTAAATTTACCGACTTCTTTGGGTGCCGGGCCGCTGTATTGTACAGATGATCGGGGGATTGATCCGGGATTTTCACCGGGGTTGGCTTTTTTCACTTTTGGCATTCCTCACCGGGTGGGTTTAAATCAGTATGGGGCTTACGGCCGAGCCAAGGCCGGTCAGGATTATAAAACCATTTTACAGGCTTATTTTAACGGGATTAGCTTTGAAAGCGGTAAAGAAAATATTCAAATTAAGATTCAAGGGAACAATTCAAGGCCTTTAGATGAATATTTATTGGGAATTTATGAAATGCCGGAAAATTGGGACATGAATGCTTTGAAAGCTCAAGCAGTGGCGGCGAGGTCTTATGCTTTGGCTTATACCAATAACGGGGCTAATGAAATTTGCACCACTCAAGCCTGTCAGGTGTGGAAATCCGAACCAAAAAAAGGAGCGTGGAAGGACGCGGTGGAACAGACTAAAGGAGAGGTAATGATTAACAATGGTCAAGTGATTAAGGCTTGGTATTCGTCCACGGATGGGGGTTACACTTTTAGTTCAGGTGACGTGTGGGGAACGGGGAGAGATTGGACGAAAAGAACGAGAGATACCAGCGGAGATGTGGGCAGTTTTGATCAGTTAAAAGAAAAAGCCTATGATCGGGATTCGCCTTGTTTTTACAGTGCTCAGGGTTGGCGAAGCCAGTATAACAAATCAGCCTGGTTAAAATCAGAAGAAGTGGCGGATATTGTCAACAGTTTAATGTTGGCAAAAGCGGATAGCGGCGTGGCAGACCATTTATACCAAACAGACAAACCCCACCCTTTTGGCGGGGAAGTCTGGAATGAAGATAGGGTAAAAACCGAACTAAGAAGCCACAGCATTACTCCTTACAATAATGTAAGTAGTGTGACGGTGTCCGCGGATTTCGGTAGCGGACAGACGACGGGGGTGACGGTGAGCGGCGACGGAGGAACAAAAACTTTTTCCGGCGATGAATTTAAGAACTACTTTAATTTGAGATCACCGGCCAATATCCAAATTGTCGGACCACTGTATAATGTGGAAAGAAGGTAA
- the smpB gene encoding SsrA-binding protein SmpB, whose amino-acid sequence MKKVINRKARYDYELGERVEAGVVLTGAEVKSVKEGKISLNESFARIDQNGEAWLVNAHIHPYKFADNTNYEPTRSRKLLLKKNEILSLVKKMENKNLTLIPTAAYTKKNRIKIELAMGKGKKKWDKREAIKKRDLDREARRLLRQKI is encoded by the coding sequence ATGAAAAAAGTAATCAATAGAAAAGCCAGATATGATTATGAACTCGGGGAGAGGGTAGAAGCCGGGGTGGTTTTAACCGGGGCAGAAGTAAAAAGCGTGAAAGAGGGGAAAATCAGCCTGAATGAAAGTTTTGCCAGAATTGATCAAAACGGGGAGGCGTGGTTGGTGAATGCCCACATCCATCCGTATAAATTTGCGGACAACACCAATTATGAACCAACGAGAAGCCGGAAGTTACTTCTTAAAAAAAACGAAATTTTAAGCTTGGTGAAAAAAATGGAGAATAAAAATTTAACTTTAATTCCGACGGCGGCCTATACGAAAAAGAATCGAATTAAAATAGAGTTGGCAATGGGGAAGGGGAAGAAAAAATGGGATAAAAGAGAGGCGATAAAGAAAAGAGATTTGGATAGAGAGGCGCGACGACTTCTGCGTCAGAAAATATAG
- a CDS encoding phosphoribosyltransferase family protein, whose translation MFWLDWLYPKKCLGCGKTGRYFCESCLKTVRKNDQIALSGTSLFQYQGIIKTAIKALKYQFLSNIETELGELMDKGLSEERLREFLELKPGVQAMPLYWQRENWRGFNQAELIAKILAKKFNLKIVDYLERVKRTKPQADLPRKERLRNVKNIFRVKPGKLTEVILVVDDVWTTGATMSEAMKTLKKAGVKQVWGLTLAR comes from the coding sequence ATGTTTTGGCTTGATTGGTTGTATCCGAAAAAATGTTTAGGTTGCGGGAAGACGGGCAGGTATTTTTGCGAGAGTTGTTTAAAAACAGTCAGAAAAAATGACCAGATTGCCTTAAGCGGGACGAGTTTGTTTCAATACCAAGGGATTATTAAAACCGCGATTAAGGCATTAAAATACCAGTTTTTAAGCAATATCGAAACAGAATTGGGTGAGTTAATGGATAAGGGGTTGAGTGAGGAAAGATTGAGAGAATTTTTAGAGTTAAAGCCAGGAGTGCAAGCAATGCCTCTTTATTGGCAACGGGAAAATTGGCGGGGGTTTAACCAAGCAGAATTAATCGCCAAAATCTTAGCAAAGAAATTTAATTTAAAAATAGTTGATTATTTGGAAAGAGTGAAGCGAACTAAACCGCAGGCAGATTTGCCAAGAAAAGAGCGGCTGAGAAATGTCAAAAATATTTTTAGAGTTAAGCCGGGAAAATTAACAGAAGTAATTTTAGTGGTAGATGACGTGTGGACGACCGGTGCCACAATGAGCGAGGCGATGAAAACTTTGAAAAAAGCCGGAGTGAAACAAGTTTGGGGATTAACCTTGGCTAGATAA